The Toxotes jaculatrix isolate fToxJac2 chromosome 21, fToxJac2.pri, whole genome shotgun sequence genome includes a region encoding these proteins:
- the LOC121200914 gene encoding sesquipedalian-1-like: protein MKIDEKIVTYFESCNSPVDKEGYLYKKGEIKTSYQKRWFVLKGNLLFYKDRPADRDLIGVIVLEGCTVQLCESEEQFAFSLVWSEPGLRTYKFAAEDEASQESWVKALLSANHSYLALLVMDMEKKYRDTLGAFSSEPSNAFVMPNFNTTEAGHPAAYQRTQTSTVPTYLAPPAGAGSSLSSNPMLQAPTVSSKTASKRSPKLWPKRNANVVPINTPAPPMGEWSGVCFGTMEDFSKLHEDFGKEVKELIANWSKRGQGGENVQEENLIHF, encoded by the exons ATGAAGATTGATGAAAAAATTGTCACCTATTTTGAATCTTGCAACTCACCTGTGGACAAGGAGGGGTACTTGTACAAGAAG GGTGAGATAAAGACTTCCTATCAGAAGCGCTGGTTTGTGCTGAAGGGGAACCTCCTCTTCTACAAGGACCGGCCCGCTGACCGAGACCTGATTGGAGTGATTGTTCTGGAGGGCTGCACCGTCCAGCTGTGCGAGTCCGAGGAGCAGTTCGCCTTCTCGTTGGTGTGGAGTGAGCCGGGCCTGCGAACTTACAAGTTTGCTGCAGAGGACGAGGCCAGTCAGGAGAGCTGGGTCAAAGCCCTGCTCTCGGCCAACCACAGCTACCTGGCCCTGCTCGTGATGGACATGGAGAAGAAGTACagag acaCATTAGGTGCATTCTCCAGTGAACCATCCAACGCTTTTGTCATGCCCAATTTCAACACCACAGAGGCAGGACATCCTGCAGCCTATCAGAGAACGCAAACTTCGACTGTGCCTACGTATCTAGCGCCACCTGCGGGAGCAGGTTCCAGTCTGAGCTCCAATCCAATGCTTCAGGCTCCGACTGTTTCATCCAAAACAGCTAGTAAGAGATCACCCAAACTGTGGCCCAAGAGAAATGCAAATGTGGTGCCTATTAACACCCCTGCTCCACCCATGGGGGAGTGGTCAGGGGTCTGCTTTGGCACCATGGAGGACTTTAGTAAACTGCATGAAGATTTTGGAAAAGAAGTCAAGGAACTGATTGCTAATTGGTCAAAAAGAGGACAAGGAGGCGAAAATGTTCAGGAAgaaaatttaatacatttttga
- the mylpfb gene encoding myosin light chain, phosphorylatable, fast skeletal muscle b, whose protein sequence is MAPKKAKRRQQQGEGGSSNVFSMFEQSQIQEYKEAFTIIDQNRDGIISKDDLRDVLATMGQLNVKNEELEAMVKEASGPINFTVFLTMFGEKLKGADPEDVIVSAFKVLDPEGTGSIKKEFLEELLTTQCDRFTAEEMTNLWAAFPPDVAGNVDYKNICYVITHGEEKEEE, encoded by the exons ATG GCACCCAAGAAGGCCaagaggaggcagcagcagggtgagGGTGGATCCTCCAATGTGTTCTCCATGTTTGAGCAGAGCCAGATCCAGGAGTACAAGGAG GCTTTCACAATCATCGACCAGAACAGAGATGGCATCATCAGCAAGGACGACCTCAGGGACGTGCTGGCTACCATGGGCCAACTGAATGTGAAGAATGAGGAGCTGGAGGCCATGGTGAAGGAGGCCAGCGGTCCCATCAACTTCACTGTTTTCCTGACCATGTTCGGCGAGAAGCTGAAGG GTGCTGATCCCGAGGACGTTATTGTGAGCGCTTTCAAGGTCCTGGACCCCGAGGGCACTGGCTCCATCAAGAAGGAATT CCTTGAGGAGCTCCTGACCACCCAGTGCGACAGGTTCACCGCTGAGGAG atGACCAACCTGTGGGCTGCCTTCCCCCCTGATGTGGCTGGCAATGTGGACTACAAGAACATCTGCTACGTCATCACACacggagaggagaaggaggaggagtaa
- the pgap3 gene encoding post-GPI attachment to proteins factor 3 → MPLSSRRAFVSPDGPRPTTMASALPHCTSVRLPALATVALLLMSVTTVQSSQGDKEPVYRDCVKQCVRTNCTGARLRGFQSAQPQYMALTGWTCRDDCRYQCMWTTVGLYQAEGYRVPQFHGKWPFARFLCFEEPASALASLLNGLACLLMLLRYRSTVPRQSPMYHTINAFSLVSLNAWFWSTVFHTRDTYLTEKMDYFCATAVILYSIYLCCVRTLGLRRPGVSSMVGVLLILAFTSHVSYLTFVSFDYGYNMAANATIGMVNLLWWLCWCWQNRRTLPYWWKCGLVVLLLHGLALLELLDFPPLLWVLDAHAVWHLSTIPVHFLFYSFLIDDSLYLLNTEKMGVKVE, encoded by the exons ATGCCGCTGTCCTCCCGCCGTGCCTTTGTGAGTCCTGACGGGCCGAGACCCACCACCATGGCCTCGGCGTTACCCCACTGCACATCTGTCAGACTCCCCGCTCTGGCGACCGTCGCCCTGCTCCTGATGTCGGTGACTACCGTGCAGTCCTCCCAAGGCGACAAGGAGCCGGTTTACCGAGACTGTGTGAAGCAATGTGTCCGGACCAACTGCACCGGAGCTCGACTACGGGGCTTCCAGTCTGCCCAGCCGCAGTACATGGCGCTGACAG gtTGGACATGTCGTGACGACTGTCGCTATCAGTGCATGTGGACCACGGTGGGCCTTTACCAGGCTGAGGGGTACAGAGTCCCACAGTTCCACGGCAAG TGGCCATTTGCGCGCTTCCTGTGTTTTGAGGAACCAGCATCTGCTCTGGCCTCTCTGCTTAATGGCCTGGCTTGCCTTCTCATGCTGCTGCGCTATCGGAGCACGGTGCCACGCCAGAGCCCCATGTACCACACCATCAACGCCTTCTCTCTG GTGTCTCTTAATGCCTGGTTCTGGTCCACAGTCTTTCACACCCGGGACACCTATCTCACTGAG aaaaTGGACTATTTCTGTGCGACAGCAGTCATTCTCTACTCAATCTACCTATGCTGCGTCAG AACACTGGGTCTGAGGCGACCTGGGGTGTCCAGCATGGTGGGAGTCCTGCTTATCTTGGCCTTTACCTCGCATGTGTCCTACTTGACCTTTGTCAGCTTTGACTACGGCTACAACATGGCTGCTAACGCCACCATCG GCATGGTAAACCTCCTGTGGTGGCTGTGTTGGTGCTGGCAGAACAGGCGGACCCTGCCATACTGGTGGAAGTGCGGcctggtggtgctgctgcttcatGGTCTGGCCCTGCTGGAGCTGCTAGACTTCCCCCCACTGCTCTGGGTCTTAGATGCTCACGCTGTGTGGCACCTCAGCACCATCCCAGTGCACTTCCTTTTCTACAG TTTCCTGATAGACGACAGCCTCTACTTATTAAACACAGAGAAGATGGGAGTCAAAGTCGAGTAG